A window of the Methyloprofundus sp. genome harbors these coding sequences:
- a CDS encoding pyruvate, water dikinase encodes MKYIRFFDTVGIEDVGLVGGKNASLGEMYQNLTHLGVNIPYGFSTTRDAYLLLLAQNKLAQRIDAVLDGLDIEDVAQLQVCGKAVRELLVSEPLPDALKAEITAAYHQLADKYKGHNIDVAVRSSATAEDLPDASFAGQQESFLNIRGEQSLLIHVQKCFASLFTDRAISYRHSRGFDYHKVALCVGIQKMVRSDQASSGVMFTLDTQSGNDNVIMINAVYGLGENIVGGRVNPDEFYVFKPTLQQHKSAIIKRQLGSKEMKMIYDDKLKTLNISTTAKERASFTLNDADIVQLANYGLVIETHYKAPMDIEWAKDTQEGEFFIVQARPETVHSKRLLADTAGSIEIFRLQEETAERMRLLSGLAIGEKIGFGVVKVIKDLSEASRFNAGEVLVTDITDPDWEPLMKKAAAIITNKGGRTCHAAIVAREIGVSTIVGTSNAMQVLADGMQVTVCCAEGEIGNVYQGQLAFDVELVDLDGLPEPKTKLLMNIGNPEKAFSFAAIPNQGVGLARMEFIINNHIKAHPMALYDMQQGHFVKGNEQIKALMQGYANPESFFVDKLSAGIGMIAAAFYPNPVIVRTSDFKSNEYKHMLGGAAYEKDEENPMIGFRGASRYYSDAYKEAFKWECEALKKVRDEMGLTNVKLMLPFVRTPDEGRKVIAIMSEMGLVQGTNGLEIYAMCEIPSNVILADEFLKVFDGFSIGSNDLTQLTLGVDRDSTLVAHIFDERNEAVKRMLKMAIDACKKADKYIGICGQAPSDYPEITEFLVQNGIDSISLNPDSVLKMRQVVVDLEARL; translated from the coding sequence ATGAAATATATCAGATTTTTTGACACAGTTGGTATTGAGGATGTCGGACTAGTAGGCGGAAAAAATGCCAGCCTGGGCGAGATGTATCAAAATTTAACCCATCTCGGGGTTAATATTCCTTATGGTTTTTCAACTACACGCGACGCTTATTTGTTATTGCTTGCGCAAAATAAACTGGCACAACGCATTGATGCCGTGCTGGATGGTTTGGATATTGAAGATGTCGCACAACTGCAGGTATGTGGCAAAGCAGTGCGTGAGTTGCTGGTGAGTGAACCCTTGCCTGATGCGCTTAAAGCTGAAATTACTGCTGCCTATCATCAGCTTGCGGATAAATATAAGGGGCATAATATTGATGTGGCAGTGCGCTCTTCTGCGACGGCCGAAGACCTGCCGGATGCCAGTTTTGCAGGCCAACAAGAAAGCTTTTTGAATATTCGTGGTGAGCAATCTTTACTCATTCATGTGCAAAAGTGCTTTGCTTCATTGTTTACTGACCGAGCAATTAGTTACCGGCACAGCCGTGGCTTTGATTACCATAAAGTAGCTCTATGTGTGGGTATCCAAAAAATGGTGCGTAGTGATCAGGCTAGTAGTGGTGTGATGTTCACGCTTGATACCCAGAGTGGTAATGATAATGTGATTATGATCAATGCTGTGTATGGCTTAGGTGAAAATATTGTTGGCGGCCGAGTCAACCCTGATGAATTTTATGTCTTTAAACCAACATTGCAACAGCACAAATCAGCTATTATCAAACGCCAGCTTGGTTCAAAAGAGATGAAGATGATCTATGATGACAAGCTCAAGACCTTGAATATTTCTACTACAGCCAAGGAACGGGCTAGTTTTACCCTGAATGATGCAGACATTGTTCAGTTAGCAAACTATGGCTTGGTTATTGAAACGCATTACAAAGCACCGATGGATATAGAGTGGGCTAAAGATACTCAAGAAGGCGAATTTTTTATTGTACAAGCACGTCCGGAAACCGTGCATTCCAAGCGCTTGCTGGCTGATACGGCAGGTAGTATTGAAATATTTCGATTGCAAGAAGAGACTGCGGAGCGTATGCGCTTACTAAGTGGCTTGGCCATTGGTGAAAAGATTGGTTTCGGTGTGGTTAAGGTGATTAAAGATTTAAGTGAAGCGTCGCGCTTTAATGCGGGTGAGGTGCTGGTCACTGATATTACCGACCCTGATTGGGAGCCATTAATGAAAAAGGCGGCGGCCATTATTACCAATAAAGGCGGTCGCACTTGCCATGCCGCGATTGTTGCCCGTGAAATTGGGGTCAGTACTATTGTAGGTACTTCCAATGCCATGCAAGTACTTGCAGATGGCATGCAAGTCACTGTGTGTTGTGCTGAGGGTGAGATTGGAAATGTGTATCAGGGGCAGCTTGCTTTTGATGTGGAACTGGTTGATTTAGATGGCTTACCTGAGCCAAAGACCAAATTACTAATGAATATTGGTAACCCAGAAAAGGCATTTTCTTTTGCGGCAATTCCTAATCAAGGTGTGGGTTTGGCGCGAATGGAATTTATTATCAATAATCACATCAAAGCTCACCCAATGGCGCTTTACGATATGCAGCAAGGGCATTTTGTGAAAGGTAATGAGCAAATTAAGGCGCTCATGCAGGGTTATGCCAATCCAGAAAGTTTTTTCGTCGATAAGCTTTCTGCAGGTATAGGCATGATTGCTGCCGCTTTTTATCCTAATCCTGTTATTGTGCGCACCAGTGATTTTAAGAGTAATGAATATAAGCATATGCTTGGTGGTGCAGCCTATGAAAAGGATGAGGAAAATCCGATGATTGGTTTTCGGGGCGCAAGTCGTTATTATTCTGATGCCTATAAAGAAGCTTTTAAGTGGGAGTGTGAGGCACTGAAAAAAGTACGTGATGAAATGGGGTTGACCAATGTGAAGTTGATGCTGCCTTTTGTGCGCACGCCTGATGAAGGGCGTAAGGTGATTGCGATTATGAGTGAAATGGGCTTGGTGCAAGGCACAAATGGTTTAGAAATTTATGCCATGTGTGAAATTCCAAGCAATGTTATTTTGGCAGATGAGTTTTTAAAGGTATTTGACGGCTTTAGTATTGGTTCCAATGACTTGACTCAGCTGACGTTAGGGGTGGATCGAGACAGTACCTTAGTAGCGCATATTTTTGATGAGCGTAATGAAGCAGTAAAGCGTATGCTTAAAATGGCAATTGATGCTTGTAAAAAAGCGGATAAATATATTGGGATTTGTGGACAAGCGCCCTCGGATTATCCTGAGATAACCGAGTTTTTGGTGCAAAATGGCATTGACTCCATTTCGCTTAATCCGGATTCAGTGTTGAAAATGCGACAAGTGGTGGTTGATTTGGAGGCACGACTTTAA